A window of Hevea brasiliensis isolate MT/VB/25A 57/8 chromosome 14, ASM3005281v1, whole genome shotgun sequence contains these coding sequences:
- the LOC110648847 gene encoding probable carboxylesterase 12 has protein sequence MESTRSEVAIDCPHLFRIYKDGRIEGLKGIHVVVPPSLDPKTNVQSKDVVCSQEPNLSSRLFLPKIINPNQKLPLLVYYHGGGFRTESPFSAQYHNFCNKLVAAANIIIVSVDYRKAPAHHLPVAYDDSWTVLKWVASHVDGDGSEEWLNCYADLKSVFLAGDSAGGNIAHRMAMKYGEEKLSGINLAGIVLIHPYFWGREPIGNEVRESKVRLMIDGFWHSAYPATSGCDDPLLNPATDPKFGSLGCSRVLIFVAEKDFLRDRGWYYSEILKKSGWGGSVEVVEAKEENHVFHLFNPENENAKAMLKSVASFINQEDHS, from the coding sequence atgGAGTCAACAAGATCTGAAGTTGCCATAGATTGCCCTCACTTGTTCCGCATATACAAAGATGGCAGAATAGAGGGACTCAAGGGCATCCATGTCGTCGTCCCTCCTTCTCTAGATCCCAAAACCAATGTCCAATCTAAAGACGTTGTCTGTTCACAAGAACCAAATCTATCCTCCAGACTTTTCCTCCCCAAAATCATCAACCCTAACCAAAAACTCCCTCTCCTTGTTTACTATCACGGCGGTGGCTTTCGCACTGAATCCCCCTTCTCTGCTCAGTACCATAACTTCTGTAACAAATTGGTTGCAGCTGCTAATATAATTATAGTTTCTGTAGATTATAGAAAAGCCCCGGCGCACCATCTCCCAGTTGCATACGATGATTCATGGACTGTGCTCAAATGGGTTGCTTCTCATGTCGATGgagatggatctgaagagtggcTGAACTGCTATGCAGATCTAAAATCTGTGTTTTTGGCTGGAGATAGTGCTGGTGGGAATATAGCACACCGTATGGCCATGAAATATGGGGAAGAGAAATTATCTGGTATTAATCTTGCAGGGATTGTTCTAATACATCCATACTTCTGGGGTAGAGAACCTATTGGCAATGAGGTTAGGGAATCAAAAGTAAGGTTAATGATTGATGGGTTTTGGCATTCTGCATATCCTGCAACAAGTGGGTGCGATGACCCTCTGCTTAATCCTGCTACTGATCCAAAGTTTGGTAGTTTGGGGTGCAGCAGAGTTCTTATATTTGTTGCTGAGAAGGACTTTTTGAGAGACAGAGGATGGTATTATTCTGAGATTTTGAAAAAGAGTGGTTGGGGAGGATCGGTGGAGGTGGTTGAAGCTAAGGAAGAGAACCATGTGTTTCATTTGTTTAATCCTGAGAACGAAAATGCCAAGGCTATGCTTAAAAGTGTGGCATCTTTCATAAATCAAGAAGATCActcttaa